Below is a window of Clostridia bacterium DNA.
GTACGATAGTATCGAAATTGCCTCTTAATAAATCACTAGAAATGATAGCCATACTTAATCTCCTTTACTATGTCAGTAATAATTATAGTACATATTATTTTATTTGTCAAAGGCAAATTATATGATTTTTTGTCATTTTATTTGATAAACAAAAAAAGGTCTTAATTAAAGACCTTAATTAAATATTATTTGATATATTAGAATTGTTATTTTGATTGCTATTTATAAAGTTTTGAGGCTTCTTCCAAAAAAACTCGTCTTAGCGGATAGTTGTTAAGGCTATTAGATTTTTCATAGTCGTTTAAGGCTATTTTTTGTGTTTTTGTAATATTTTTAGGTATTTCTATATTTACTTTTACGTATAGGTCGCCTGTTCCTCGCAAAGTCTTAATGCCTTTGCCACGAAAACGGAACAACTCGCCGTTAGGAGTGCCTTCGGCTATGTGTTGAACTTGCATACCCTGTAAAGTTGGAATTTCTATATCTCCTCCGCACACCGCAGTTGCGTAAGGAATAGGTATCTCGCACACAATATCAAGTCCGTTACGAGAAAAAACTCCGCTCTTTGCTACTTTAATTACAAGCAATAAGTTTCCGGCTTGCCCGTTATATGACCTTGCCGAGTTTCCTTCGCCTCTAAGTTGAAGCACTGCGCCATTCTCTACCCCGGCTGGAATTTTAACGTCCATAACTTTCTTTTTAAGTCTTATGCCCTTGCCATTACAAGACTTACAAGGATTAGTTACAACTTTGCCTATTCCACCGCATTTGTCGCACGCCGATTGTACTATTTGCGTGCCAAAAAGAGTCGACTTTTGATAGTTAAGATAACCGCTTCCGTGACACTTATCGCAGGTTACAAAACTAGCCGAATCTCTTGCGCCTGTTCCGTTACAGTCGCTACATTGTTCGTTGCGTGAAAAAGACACCGACTTAGTAGTTCCTTGCGCCATTTCCATAAAGGTAAGCTCGATTGTATAAGTAATATCGCTACCAACCGGAGTTGATTGTTGACGGCTTCTATTGCTATTCCCTCCCATAAATGAGGAAAATATATCGAATATATCGTCAAAACCGCCTGCGCCACCGCCTGCGCCGAAGGGATTGAAACCGCCTGCGCCACCATCAAAGTCAAGCTCGCCCCTATCGTACTTGCCACGTTTATCTAAGTCGCTAAGCACCGAATACGCTTCGTTACATTCTTTAAATTTTTCCGCAGCGTCTTTATTATTGGGGTTTAGGTCAGGGTGATATTTTTTAGCTAGTCTGCGGTAAGCCGACTTTATCTCGTCTTCGCTAGCGTTTTTGTCAACGCCTAAACAGCCGTAGTAATCTTTTTTTGCCATTATTTAACCATCTTTACCCTAGTTTGATATTTCAAGCTAGGGTAAAGCCTTATTATTATTTTAGTTTAGATTAGTTCTTGTTATCGTCGTCGTGAACGTCGTAGCCTACGCCTTCGTCGGTTGTATTTTGAGCTTGTTCGCCCTCTTTTTGTTTTGGAGCGTTAGCTTGGTAGAAACGTTGCATAATCTCGGCGTTATCTTTGGCAATCTTATCGCTTGTTGCTCGAATATTCTCAATATCGCCTTTGCTTAAAGCGTCTTTGCCTTCTTTAATCGAGGCTTCGAGTTTCTCTTTATCTTCCTTAGGAAGTTTGTCGCCCGACTCTCTAATAAAGTTTTCAAGCGAAAGCACTAATTGGTCTAGACTATTTCTAACTTCTACTTCTTCTTTGCGCTTCTTATCTTCTTCGGCGTACATTTCAGCGTCTTTTACAGCTTTATCAATATCGGCTTCGGAAAGGTTGGTTGAAGAAGTGATTGTTACCGATTGTTCTTTTTGCGTGCCTAAATCTTTCGCCGTAACGTGTACGATACCGTTAGCGTCAATGTCAAATTTAACTTCGACTTGCGGAATTCCTCTTGGCGCCGGCGCAATGCCTGACAAAGTAAAGTTACCTAGCGTCTTGTTGTCGGCTGCCATTTGTCTTTCGCCTTGTAGGACGTGGATATCTACGCTTGTTTGGTTGTCGGAAGCTGTGCTAAATACCTGAGATTTGCTTGTAGGTATAGTAGAATTTCTTTCGATTAGTCTTGTTGTTACTCCGCCTAATGTTTCAATACCTAGTGAAAGTGGCGTTACGTCTAGCAATAGAACGTCTTTGACTTCTCCGCCTAGTACGCCTGCTTGTATTGCCGCTCCAATAGCTACGCATTCGTCGGGGTTAATGCCCTTATAGGGTTCTTTGTTGCAGAAATTCTTAACGGCTTCGACAACTGCTGGTATACGAGTCGAACCGCCGACAAGAATAACTCTATTTAGGTCGTTATTTGTTAAATTAGCGTCTTTCATAGCTAGTTGCATAGGAGTAATCGTCTTGTCGACAAGAGGCTTGGTTAATTGGTCAAATTTAGCCCTTGTTAAGTCTATGTCTAGGTGCTTAGGACCGGTTGCGTCGGCTGTAATAAATGGCAAGTTGATATTGGTTTTAAGCGTGCTAGACAGCTCAATTTTAGCTTTTTCGGCTGCTTCTTTAAGTCTTTGAGTAGCCATTTTATCCTTTGTTAGGTCAATGCCATTGCTCTTTTTATATTCGTCGGCAAGATAATTCATAATAATTTGGTCAAAGTCATCTCCGCCTAGTCTATTATTGCCGTTTGTTGCAAGCACTTCAAATACGCCGTCGCCGATTTCTAGGATAGAAACGTCGAATGTGCCACCGCCTAAGTCGTAGATAAGTATTTTTTGATTTTTGTTCTCGCCCTTATCTAGTCCATAAGCAAGCGCCGCCGCCGTAGGCTCGTTTATAATACGCAAAACTTCTAGTCCTGCAATCTTGCCTGCGTCCTTAGTCGCTTGGCGTTGAGCGTCCGAAAAGTATGCCGGAACAGTTATAACGGCTTGGGTTACTTTCGAACCTAAATATGCTTCTGCGTCAGCTTTAAGTTTGCCTAGAATCATTCCGCTAATCTCTTGCGGAGAATATTTTTTACCATCTATCGCTACGGTGTGCGAACTTCCCATTTCTCTTTTAATTGAAGAAATTGTGCGGTCGGCGTTTACAATAGATTGTCTTTTTGCTACTTGTCCAACTAATCTTTCGCCCTCTTTTGTAATCGCTACTACCGACGGAGTTGTGCGGTTACCTTCGTTATTTACTATTACAACGGGTTCTCCGCCCTCTAATACTGCTACACAGGAATTTGTCGTTCCTAAGTCAATTCCTATAATTTTTCCCATAATTTATTTCTCCTTGATATAATTATTTTTTTAAATTTTTAAGTTGTTTTACAACTTTTAGTTTGTTTAATTTGTGTTTTTACTATTAATTTTTAGTTTGTTTAAGTCTAGTATACCAAACTTTTTAAATTTATTTTTATTTTCCAACTACGACTTGGGCGTAACGGATAATATGGTCTTTATAAATAAAGCCTTTTTGGTACACTTCAACGACCTTGCCTTTTTGCTCGTCTTTAACTTCGATACTATTTACCGCATTAGCGGTGTTGTGGTCAAAAGGTTTGTCAAGCACGTCAAGTTCGGTTATGCCCATTTCAAATAATGCCTTACAAAATTGACGGTAGATAAGTTCGTAGGCTTTGCCGTCGCCTATATCTACACGAGCTTTTTCAAGCGTATCAATAAAGGGAAAGATTTTTTCGATTGTTTTTAATGTTCCTTCTTCTTTGCTAATATCTGCGTCAAATCTTATGCGTTGCTTGTAACTTTCAAAATCATTTTTAATTGCTACAAGTTGGTCGAGATAAGAATCGCCTTTTTTAAGCATAGCTCTTAATTCGTCAACTTTCTTTATTAAATTTTCATTTTCTTTGGTCAAAGCGTTGTTCAACTCGCCTTGAAAGCTTACAAAGTGACGCAGTTGCTCGATAGATAAGTCTTCGAGTTTGACTTTGTCTTCTTTATTTTCTTTTTCTTCTTTTGGGGCTTGGTCTTTTTGAGTTTGCTCTTTGCTATCTTTTTGAGCTTCGGTTTGATTTGTTTGCTCTTGATTTTGCTTTTCTTCTGGTTGTTTATCGTCTTTTGACATTGATTATTTCTCCTTATTATCTAATATATTATCAAGTAATTTATTGATGTGGTCTAATACCGACAAGACTTTTTTGTAATTCATTCTAACCGGGCCTATTACCGCTGCGCTACCTATTGTAAGCCCATCTACGTTTAACGGCGAAGATATTACCGAGCAACCTTCCGGCACGTGATTGTTGCCGTCAGCCATTGTAATAGATACGCCTTTATTTTGCTCGCCTTTTACTACTTCGGCAATTTCTTCTTTGTCTTCCATAGCGGTTATAAAATCTCGGGCTTTGCCTACGTCGTCGTACTCGGGGTGTTCAAATATTGTAGTCGCCCCTTCGGTAATGACGTTATATTTACTTCCGCTATTCATTTTAATCAATATAAGAAGAACTTTATTATAAATATCTCGGTAGAGAGTAAATTCTTCGGTTATTGCCTGTTCAATGCCCTTTGCTTTTGCAATATCTAGTAGCCTTTTGCCTGCAAATAATTTATTAAGCCATACGCTAGCTTTGTTTATCCACTTAGAGTCAATGCCTTGTGGCAAATCTATAAAGTTATCTTTATAGATGTTAGAGTCGGTGATAATTACTACTAGCGCAGATTTATCGTTAAGTTGCAATAATTTAATATTATCTAATTTTTCGTTTTTACTGCCTTTTACGACTACCGAAGTATAGTGAGTAATGCTAGAAAGAACTTTTGCAACCGAACCGACCATATCTTCTACGCTTGTTATTTGGTGGTCAAAGTAGCTATCTACAAGTTTTATTTCTTCTTCGCTAAGCGGACCTGTCTCCATTAATTCGTCAACGTAAAGCCTAAACGCTTTTGCCGAAGGCGCTCTGCCTGCCGAAATATGAGGTTGCACAAGATATCCCATACTTTCAAGCGCCGAGAGCTCGTTTCTAATGGTCGCCGAAGAACAGTCGTTAAGACATTTTTCCTGTATGTCTTTGCTTGATACAGGGTTGGCCGTTTCAATATAACTGTCTACAACGGCTTGTAAAATTTTCTTTTTTCTTTCGGATAATGCCATATTACCGCCTACTATATCAATATTTTATGCAAGTGCTAGCAATCTAGTGCGTCGACTGCTAAGTTACAGATAAAATATAACACCGCAGTATTTATGTGTCAAGTAGTTTTTACCACTTTTTTACATTTTTTCAAGTTTATTTATATAAATTTTTAAAAAAACTTATTTAAATTATGAAGACTTAATTTTTGTCTAAATAAACTTGTTTTCTGCGATGTTATTGATATTAGTTTAGTCGATTAACCTATTACTTATTCGCATAAATTAATTTTTTATCTATTATAATTAAAAACATAGATTAGCTAGAAGTAAATTTTTACAATTAAAATAATAGGTCAACTAGAATTGCGTTAAGAATATATAAGTTTGTAGCCGTAATTATGCCGTCTTTATTGATAAGTAGTCCTTGACTGATAAGTTTATTTAACTTTTCTTTGTAGTAAGCAAAAAAGTCTACGCCAAACTCATTAAAAAAATCTTGTGTGTTTAGTCCTTTTTCTCGCCTTAACGCAAGCATAGTATATTCAAAGTAACATTCTTCGCCCTTAATATGCTTTTTAGACGAATAAACAGGCAAATTAGAATTTATTTTGCTAATATATTTTTGCCGATTTGCAATATTTGTGTATCTAACTTTACCGACAAAGCCACTTGCAGAAACGCCAACAGCAAGGTAGTCGCCGTAATCCCAATATCTACAATTATGTTTACAGGCATAGTTAGGCTTTGCGTAATTAGATATTTCATATCTATTTATATTATTATTTTTTAACACCTTGCAACACACGTCATACATATCTACAACTGTGTCCATATCGGGCAAATTTAATTTCATTTTGTAAATAGGCGTTCCCCTCTCGACTTTTAAGGCGTAGCAAGAGAAGTGAGGAATGTTTAAATCTAGACAAAGTTTAAGCGTATCTTCTACGTCCTTAATGGTTTGGTTGGGTAGACCTAGCATAATGTCGCAACTGATATTATCAACCGATAGACTATGGAGAATATTTATAGTGTTTACAAAGTCGCAAGTATTGTGCGGACGTCCAATTAAACGCAAAATATCGTCGTTTGCGCATTGTAGACCAACTGAAAAACGGTTAACCCCTAACTCAACAAACCGTTTAAGTTTAGTTTTGTTTGCCGAAGAAGGATTAACCTCTAATGTAATTTCGGTATCTTCAAGAACAAAATTAGATTTAATCGCTTCAAAAATACAAGCTAATTGTTCTTCGCTAAGTAAAGACGGTGTTCCGCCTCCAAAATAAACGCTAAGTAATTTTTTGCCACGACAAGAAAAATTACGAGCTTTTTGCTCGATTTCACAGCACAAAGCCTTGATATAGCTGTCGTAGTCGTCGCAAACGCTACTGTTAAAATTGCAGTAAATACATTTGCTAACACAAAAAGGAATATGAATATATAGGGCTAAATCAGTCATCTATCTTTAAAATTGACATAAAGGCTTCGCTGGGAATTTCTACGTTACCTACTTGGCGCATACGTTTTTTGCCTTCTTTTTGCTTTTCTAGAAGTTTTTTCTTACGAGAAATATCACCGCCGTAACATTTTGCCAGTACGTCTTTTCGCATAGCTTTTACGGTTTCTCTCGCAATAATTTTACCGCCGATTGCAGCCTGAACGGGTATTTCAAACATTTGGCGTGGTATAACGTCACGCAATTTTTCGGCAATTTGTCTACCTCTTGTGTAAGAACGACTTTCGTGTACGATTAAGCTAAGCGCATCGCAAATTTCTCCGTTAAGCAACATATCTAGTCGCACTAATTTGCTTTGCTTGTAACCTGTTATTTCATAGTCAAGGCTAGCGTAGCCCCTTGTGCGAGATTTTAAGGTGTCAAAAAAGTCGTAAATAATCTCATTTAAAGGTAAAATATATTTAACGCAGGCTCTTTTTGGGTCGGGATAACTTATATCTACAAATATTCCTCGTTTATCTTGACAAAGCTCCATAATAGCGCCGACATATTCGGGCGGAGAATAAATTGAAGCGTTGACAATAGGTTCTTCTATATATTCTATTCGGTCGGGAGAAGGCAATTTGGTAGGGTTGTCAATATCTAAGATTGCCCCCGAGGTTAGACAAACTTTGTAAGATACGCTTGGCGCTGTTGTAACTAAATCGAGGTTAAACTCCCTTTCTAACCTTTCTTGTATAATTTCCATGTGAAGAAGACCTAAAAACCCGCATCTAAACCCAAAACCTAGGGCTATTGAAGTATCGGGTTCGTAAAGTAGAGCGGCGTCGTTAAGTTTAAGTTTTTCAAGAGCTTCTCTTAAATCATTATATCTACTACCGTCGGCTGGGAAAATTCCGCAAAAGACCATAGGTAAGGCTTTTTTATAACCGGGCAAGGCTTTGTCGCAAGGGCGGTCGGCGTTAGTGATTGTGTCGCCTACCGAAGTGTCGGAGATTGTCTTAATGCTTGCTGAAATATAGCCTACTTCGCCAGCAGAAAGCGAGGAAGCGCTAAGCATATCGGGGACAAGAACGCCGACTTCGACAACGTCAAAAATTTTAGAGCTTTGAAACATTTTTATTCGGTCGCCAACTTTTACGCTACCGTTGACTATGCGAACAAAACATACTACGCCCTTATAATTGTCATATTGACAGTCAAATATTAAGGCTTGCAAAGGTTGATTTATATCGCCTTTTGGCGCAGGAACTTTTTCAACAATAGCCGACAAAACTTGGTCGATATTTATACCTTCTTTTGCAGATACGCAAGGAGCGTCTTCGGCAGACAAACCTATACAATCTTCAATTTCATTTTTAACTTCGTCTATTCTTGCCGAGGGCAAATCAATCTTATTAATTACGGGTATTATTTCTAAGTTGTTGTCAAGCGCTAAATAACAGTTAGCAAGCGTTTGCGCTTCTACGCCTTGCGTTGCGTCAACTACTAGCAAAGCGCCTTCGCACGCAGCAAGCGAACGGCTGACTTCGTAATTAAAATCTACGTGACCGGGCGTGTCGATTAAATTAAGAATGTAGTCTTGACCGTTGTGCTTATAAAGCAACCTTACCGCAGTAAGTTTAATAGTAATGCCCCTCTCTCGTTCTAAATCCATACCGTCTAATAGTTGAGCCGACATATCACGTTTGGCTACAAGTTCGGTCTTTTCAATCAATCGGTCGGCAAGAGTTGACTTACCGTGGTCGATATGAGCTATAATACAAAAATTTCTAATATTTTTCATACTATATATTTTATAGTAAAAAAGTAATTTTGACAAGTTATATTTTATATATTGTTTTTATGTGTATATTGTTATATAATAATTAAGTTAAGGAGAGCTAAATTATGAACATTTATGATACTTGGTTAGTAAACAAACAAATTGCGCACCGAGGGCTTCACGATGAGGTTAGCCCGGAAAATACTCCTTCGGCATTTGAAAAAGCTATAAATAACGACTATGCAATAGAGATGGATTTGCAAATGACGCTTGACGGCGTGGTTGTAGTTTTTCACGACGACAATATGAAACGCCTAACCGGGCTAGACAAAGACATTCGTCAAACGCTATTTAAAGACATTAAAGATTTATCTATATTAAAAAGTCAAGAAAAAATTTCTACTTTCGACGACTTTTTAAAACAAATTAACGGCAGAACGCCCCTACTTATCGAAGTTAAAAGTCACGCAAACATCGGTATTATGGAGCAAAAAATTCTTAACTACCTCTCAACTTACAAAGGCGAATTTGCCCTTCAATCTTTTAACCCCTTTATTGTCAAATGGTTTGCAATTAACGCTCCGCAATATATAAGAGGGCAACTTTCAAGTCGCTTTAAAGGCGAACGCACGCTTAACGCTTTAAAAAGATACCTTTTGCGTAACTTATTCTTCATTAAATCAAATAAAAGCCAGTTCGTGTCTTATGACATAGACGGTCTACCTTCAAGATTAGTCACAAGGGTTAAAAAGCGTATGCCCGTACTTGCTTGGACGGTTCATTCGCAACAAGAAATCACGCAAAAACATCTTTCTTTTGACAACATAATTTTTGAAAACTTTATTCCCGCTTCCAAACAAAAGAATTAACAATAGTAACTAGTGTTTACTAAATAATATTAATATAAAGTTTAGATAAATAATGTTATTAAAAAGTTTAATTTATTAAAAAATATTTTAAATTACCTTAGAAAAAACTAAGGTAATTTTTTATTATTATAACCGTGGCTAGAAACTTTAAGCATATCAATTAAGCGCTATACAGATTAATGATTGATAATATAAGTAAATCAAACATAATTTACTTATATGATAACTGTTTGTAAATTTGGCGGAACTGCCATAACAAAATTTAATCTAGATAAAGTTAAAAAAATATACGATAAAATAGAGGGCAAAAAGTTTATCGTGGTGTCGGCGTATGGCAAAGACGGCTTAAATTTGCCAAAAATTACCGATATGCTAATAGAACTTGCAAATTCGATTAAGAATAAACAAGAATTGTTAGCAAGCCCTATTTATAAGCAAATTTATGCAATTCACAAAAATTTAATAAAAGAATTTAATATTGAAATTGATATTGACCAACTTTTCAAGTGTTTTGACAAAAATGAGCTTTATTACGACTATATTGTTTCTCGGGGAGAATATTTGTCGGGTCGAATTGTCGCAAAATTTCTTGATATAGAGTTTTTTGACAGTCAAGATTATATTGTTTTTGATAAGTCGGGGCTAAATATTAAAAAAAGCGTAAAAAACATTAAATTAGCTTTCAAAAATAAAAAAAGCGGACTTTTAACTGGCTTTTACGGCAAATATTTAGACAAAATAAAACTTTTTACTCGTGGCGGTAGCGATATAAGCGGAGCTTTGCTTGCAAGCGGAGTCGACGCCGACATATATTTAAATTATATCGACGTAAACGGCTATTTGCAAATTAGCCCCAAAATTGTCTCGCTAAGTCAAACTGTGCCAAAATTAAGCTATTCGCAATTACTTGACCTAAGTCAAATGGGCGCTGACGTGCTTCATAAAGATACGATTTTACCGTTAATTGATAAGAATATACCTATAAATATTAAAAATTTATACAACCCTGATAATCAAGGCACTCTAATATGCCATAATCCAAACAAATACGGCCTAATCGCTATAACAAGCGAAAAAGCCTATCTATATACAATTTACAAAAAAAGCAACTGCAAATTAGAAAAACTAGCTGGGATATTAAACAACAATTATATTATGCTAGTAGATAGACGACAAAAAACTTACTTTTCCACAAATATTGATATTTTTGAGTTACTTAGCAAACAATTTTGCAACTACAAAATAACGCAAGAAATAATAACTTCAACTCAAATATTGTACGGAGACAGTTTGCCCTGTCAAAAAATAGTCAAGGTATTGCAAGAGTACAAAAAACCGATTATTTACGGCGAGGTAGAAAAAGAATATTGTCTATTCTTTACCAAAGAAAAAATTGCCGACATTCTATATAAAAACCTTTAAATAATATGAAAAACTGTCAATACAGTCGTAAAATTAAAAGTGGCAAGAAACATTTCTTGCCACTTTAATAAAAATTTATTAATTAGTTGA
It encodes the following:
- the dnaJ gene encoding molecular chaperone DnaJ — translated: MAKKDYYGCLGVDKNASEDEIKSAYRRLAKKYHPDLNPNNKDAAEKFKECNEAYSVLSDLDKRGKYDRGELDFDGGAGGFNPFGAGGGAGGFDDIFDIFSSFMGGNSNRSRQQSTPVGSDITYTIELTFMEMAQGTTKSVSFSRNEQCSDCNGTGARDSASFVTCDKCHGSGYLNYQKSTLFGTQIVQSACDKCGGIGKVVTNPCKSCNGKGIRLKKKVMDVKIPAGVENGAVLQLRGEGNSARSYNGQAGNLLLVIKVAKSGVFSRNGLDIVCEIPIPYATAVCGGDIEIPTLQGMQVQHIAEGTPNGELFRFRGKGIKTLRGTGDLYVKVNIEIPKNITKTQKIALNDYEKSNSLNNYPLRRVFLEEASKLYK
- the dnaK gene encoding molecular chaperone DnaK; this encodes MGKIIGIDLGTTNSCVAVLEGGEPVVIVNNEGNRTTPSVVAITKEGERLVGQVAKRQSIVNADRTISSIKREMGSSHTVAIDGKKYSPQEISGMILGKLKADAEAYLGSKVTQAVITVPAYFSDAQRQATKDAGKIAGLEVLRIINEPTAAALAYGLDKGENKNQKILIYDLGGGTFDVSILEIGDGVFEVLATNGNNRLGGDDFDQIIMNYLADEYKKSNGIDLTKDKMATQRLKEAAEKAKIELSSTLKTNINLPFITADATGPKHLDIDLTRAKFDQLTKPLVDKTITPMQLAMKDANLTNNDLNRVILVGGSTRIPAVVEAVKNFCNKEPYKGINPDECVAIGAAIQAGVLGGEVKDVLLLDVTPLSLGIETLGGVTTRLIERNSTIPTSKSQVFSTASDNQTSVDIHVLQGERQMAADNKTLGNFTLSGIAPAPRGIPQVEVKFDIDANGIVHVTAKDLGTQKEQSVTITSSTNLSEADIDKAVKDAEMYAEEDKKRKEEVEVRNSLDQLVLSLENFIRESGDKLPKEDKEKLEASIKEGKDALSKGDIENIRATSDKIAKDNAEIMQRFYQANAPKQKEGEQAQNTTDEGVGYDVHDDDNKN
- the grpE gene encoding nucleotide exchange factor GrpE is translated as MSKDDKQPEEKQNQEQTNQTEAQKDSKEQTQKDQAPKEEKENKEDKVKLEDLSIEQLRHFVSFQGELNNALTKENENLIKKVDELRAMLKKGDSYLDQLVAIKNDFESYKQRIRFDADISKEEGTLKTIEKIFPFIDTLEKARVDIGDGKAYELIYRQFCKALFEMGITELDVLDKPFDHNTANAVNSIEVKDEQKGKVVEVYQKGFIYKDHIIRYAQVVVGK
- the hrcA gene encoding heat-inducible transcriptional repressor HrcA; protein product: MALSERKKKILQAVVDSYIETANPVSSKDIQEKCLNDCSSATIRNELSALESMGYLVQPHISAGRAPSAKAFRLYVDELMETGPLSEEEIKLVDSYFDHQITSVEDMVGSVAKVLSSITHYTSVVVKGSKNEKLDNIKLLQLNDKSALVVIITDSNIYKDNFIDLPQGIDSKWINKASVWLNKLFAGKRLLDIAKAKGIEQAITEEFTLYRDIYNKVLLILIKMNSGSKYNVITEGATTIFEHPEYDDVGKARDFITAMEDKEEIAEVVKGEQNKGVSITMADGNNHVPEGCSVISSPLNVDGLTIGSAAVIGPVRMNYKKVLSVLDHINKLLDNILDNKEK
- the hemW gene encoding radical SAM family heme chaperone HemW — encoded protein: MTDLALYIHIPFCVSKCIYCNFNSSVCDDYDSYIKALCCEIEQKARNFSCRGKKLLSVYFGGGTPSLLSEEQLACIFEAIKSNFVLEDTEITLEVNPSSANKTKLKRFVELGVNRFSVGLQCANDDILRLIGRPHNTCDFVNTINILHSLSVDNISCDIMLGLPNQTIKDVEDTLKLCLDLNIPHFSCYALKVERGTPIYKMKLNLPDMDTVVDMYDVCCKVLKNNNINRYEISNYAKPNYACKHNCRYWDYGDYLAVGVSASGFVGKVRYTNIANRQKYISKINSNLPVYSSKKHIKGEECYFEYTMLALRREKGLNTQDFFNEFGVDFFAYYKEKLNKLISQGLLINKDGIITATNLYILNAILVDLLF
- the lepA gene encoding translation elongation factor 4, giving the protein MYSMKNIRNFCIIAHIDHGKSTLADRLIEKTELVAKRDMSAQLLDGMDLERERGITIKLTAVRLLYKHNGQDYILNLIDTPGHVDFNYEVSRSLAACEGALLVVDATQGVEAQTLANCYLALDNNLEIIPVINKIDLPSARIDEVKNEIEDCIGLSAEDAPCVSAKEGINIDQVLSAIVEKVPAPKGDINQPLQALIFDCQYDNYKGVVCFVRIVNGSVKVGDRIKMFQSSKIFDVVEVGVLVPDMLSASSLSAGEVGYISASIKTISDTSVGDTITNADRPCDKALPGYKKALPMVFCGIFPADGSRYNDLREALEKLKLNDAALLYEPDTSIALGFGFRCGFLGLLHMEIIQERLEREFNLDLVTTAPSVSYKVCLTSGAILDIDNPTKLPSPDRIEYIEEPIVNASIYSPPEYVGAIMELCQDKRGIFVDISYPDPKRACVKYILPLNEIIYDFFDTLKSRTRGYASLDYEITGYKQSKLVRLDMLLNGEICDALSLIVHESRSYTRGRQIAEKLRDVIPRQMFEIPVQAAIGGKIIARETVKAMRKDVLAKCYGGDISRKKKLLEKQKEGKKRMRQVGNVEIPSEAFMSILKIDD
- a CDS encoding glycerophosphodiester phosphodiesterase family protein, translated to MNIYDTWLVNKQIAHRGLHDEVSPENTPSAFEKAINNDYAIEMDLQMTLDGVVVVFHDDNMKRLTGLDKDIRQTLFKDIKDLSILKSQEKISTFDDFLKQINGRTPLLIEVKSHANIGIMEQKILNYLSTYKGEFALQSFNPFIVKWFAINAPQYIRGQLSSRFKGERTLNALKRYLLRNLFFIKSNKSQFVSYDIDGLPSRLVTRVKKRMPVLAWTVHSQQEITQKHLSFDNIIFENFIPASKQKN